From a single Helicoverpa armigera isolate CAAS_96S chromosome 7, ASM3070526v1, whole genome shotgun sequence genomic region:
- the LOC110372250 gene encoding ribosome biogenesis protein BMS1 homolog, whose protein sequence is MADETAFDKKKSHRAKQAGRKAEKKKNKTKLDQSNLSARQRNPKAFAIQSAVRAERQFRRREDVISKKQHIPQVDKTPLEPPPIVVAIVGPPRVGKTTLINNLIKSFIKTNVTSTNGPITIVTSKKRRITLIECNNDVNSMIDIAKCADLVLLLCDASFGFEMEIFEFLNICQVHGMPKIMGVLTHLDMIKNAKTLKTTKKTLKHRFWTEVYSGAKLFYLSGIIHGEYLRNEIKNLSRFISVMKFRPLSWRMTHAHVLADRLEDITSQELIRKDAKVNRDVVLYGYVRGVPLMKDSSVHIAGVGDMKISELSFLPDPCPLPSSEKKRHLMERERQIYAPFSGVGGIVYDKDAVYIELQGSHSHKKEDEETNEKKALLKNVVETKETVDEQMQESGFKLFSGGAVIYPDMIKDDEYLQQNKKSESDESDSDDEGNDSDSDNDSGIDQSEKEERKNKLPWDNNSEGGSDGEDEDEEMSDGNQKKQKDDSSDGEDDSESEEEQDKEDFGMKWKEKLGEKATEAYLERQKTSKNIMKLVYGDFEIGNKTKNKDKDEDSEEEEDEELGGLFKKVTDTQKKKHKEKERLDLDECSFFYALSKPNLRDWTSEANKQYLINNFVTGKRSADEDASELLKLDDASDGDDEELYGDFEDLETGEKHKAEDKKEEQTTETGTKRKAELTKSEILDKKMKLKAKFDSEYDNPDDHRIKGDHSYYESLKAEALKQSELNKSVFENLDNGLRVEVEGFRPGLYVRMLFKNMPSEFVTNFDSSYPILIGALNMAEQNVGFVSCKVKKHRWYKKILKTNDPLIISLGWRRFQTLPIYSKIEDDLKCRYLKYTPEHVTCNMHFYGPITPQNTGFLALQSVNNNPNDIKQVGFRIAATGSVNEINKSTQIVKKLKLVGTPLKIYKKTAFIKDMFTTTLEVAKFEGARVKTVSGIRGQIKKALNKPEGAFRATFEDKILMSDIVFCRTWFKVDVTKFYAPVVNLLLPAGTKNAWQGMKTKGQLKREQNIKNEANKDSMYTEVNRAPKVFKPLVIPKNLQKGLPYRFKPKEKSTILSGVNPKDQLKNRIAVIKNPQEQKVSNVMKMLKTNYEKKKEVQKEATAQRLQKHKKQLEEEEWRKLKRQKELKKKICRHLSKIGNKKKPQM, encoded by the exons ATGGCAGATGAAACTGCCTTTGATAAAAAGAAGTCGCACCGTGCCAAGCAAGCCGGGCGCAAAGcagagaagaagaaaaacaaGACTAAACTCGACCAGTCTAACCTAAGTGCCCGACAGAGAAATCCAAAAGCCTTTGCTATCCAGTCTGCTGTGCGAGCTGAGAGGCAGTTTCGACGACGAGAAGATGTTATCTCCAAGAAGCAGCACATCCCACAAGTTGACAAAACTCCACTGGAGCCTCCACCTATTGTTGTGGCGATTGTCGGGCCCCCTCGAGTCGGTAAAACCACACTTATCAATAACTTGATCAAGAGCTTTATTAAAACTAATGTGACGAGTACCAACGGTCCCATAACTATCGTAACATCAAAGAAGCGACGTATTACACTGATAGAATGCAACAACGACGTCAATTCTATGATCGACATCGCTAAATGCGCCGATCTGGTGCTGCTGCTGTGTGACGCCAGCTTCGGCTTCGAGATGGAGATATTCGAGTTCCTCAACATTTGTCAGGTGCATGGTATGCCCAAGATCATGGGTGTCCTCACACATCTGGACATGATAAAGAATGCTAAGACCTTAAAAACAACtaagaaaactttaaaacacAGGTTTTGGACTGAAGTGTATTCAGGAGCTAAGTTGTTCTACTTGTCTGGTATTATTCATGGGGAGTACTTGAGGAATGAGATAAAGAACTTGTCTAGATTCATCTCAGTGATGAAGTTCAGGCCTCTGAGCTGGAGGATGACGCATGCCCATGTGCTGGCCGACCGCCTTGAGGACATCACCAGTCAGGAGCTGATCAGGAAGGATGCCAAAGTGAACAGAGACGTGGTGCTGTATGGCTATGTGAGAGGAGTGCCACTCATGAAGGATTCTTCTGTTCATATTGCAG GTGTTGGAGATATGAAGATCAGTGAGCTATCCTTCCTACCAGATCCTTGTCCACTCCCCAGCAGTGAGAAGAAGCGTCACCTCATGGAACGAGAGCGACAGATATATGCGCCCTTCTCTGGTGTTGGAGGAATTGTATATGATAAGGATGCAGTCTACATAGAGTTGCAAGGCTCTCACTCACACAAAAAAGAAGACGAGgaaacaaatgaaaagaaaGCTCTCCTCAAAAATGTAGTAGAAACTAAGGAAACAGTTGATGAGCAAATGCAAGAATCTGGCTTCAAGTTGTTCAGTGGAGGTGCAGTCATTTACCCTGACATGATCAAGGATGATGAATATTTGCAACAGAATAAGAAATCTGAATCAGATGAATCTGATTCTGATGATGAAGGCAATGACAGTGATTCTGATAATGACAGTGGAATAGATCAAAGTGAAAAAGAAGAGAGGAAGAACAAGCTCCCTTGGGATAATAACTCAGAAGGTGGGTCAGATGGAGAAGATGAGGATGAAGAAATGAGTGATGGtaatcaaaagaaacaaaaagatGATTCAAGTGATGGAGAAGATGATAGTGAATCTGAAGAAGAACAAGATAAAGAAGATTTTGGGATGAAATGGAAAGAGAAGTTGGGTGagaaagctacagaagcctatcTAGAACGACAAAAGACTTCAAAAAACATCATGAAGCTTGTATATGGTGACTTTGAAATtggaaataaaactaaaaataaggaCAAAGATGAAGAttcggaagaagaagaagatgaagAGCTTGGTGGTCTTTTCAAAAAGGTTACAGATACACAAAAGAAAAAGCACAAAGAAAAGGAAAGGTTAGATCTAGACGAGTGTTCTTTCTTCTATGCTTTAAGTAAACCGAATCTTAGAGACTGGACAAGTGAAGCAAATAAACAGTATTTGATCAACAATTTCGTAACTGGTAAGAGATCAGCTGACGAAGATGCTTCAGAACTCTTAAAATTAGATGACGCCAGTGACGGCGATGATGAAGAACTTTATGGTGATTTTGAAGATTTGGAAACTGGAGAGAAACACAAGGCGGAAGACAAAAAAGAGGAGCAGACGACAGAAACTGGTACCAAACGAAAGGCGGAGCTTACCAAATCTGAGATATTAGACAAAAAGATGAAACTAAAAGCTAAATTCGATTCAGAATATGACAATCCTGATGATCACAGGATCAAAGGAGACCACTCTTATTATGAAAGCTTGAAAGCAGAAGCTTTGAAGCAATCTGAACTAAACAAGTCAGTGTTTGAGAATTTAGATAATGGACTGAGGGTTGAAGTTGAAGGTTTCAGACCAGGGTTATATGTCAGAATGTTATTCAAGAACATGCCATCAGAGTTCGTAACTAACTTCGACTCTAGTTACCCAATACTTATTGGTGCTCTCAATATGGCTGAGCAAAACGTTGGTTTTGTGTCATGCAAAGTTAAGAAACACAGATGGTATAAGAAAATTCTGAAAACAAATGATCCTCTTATCATTTCGTTGGGTTGGCGGCGTTTCCAAACATTGCCCATTTACTCTAAAATAGAGGATGATTTAAAATGCAGGTATTTGAAATATACCCCTGAGCATGTCACATGTAATATGCACTTCTATGGCCCTATAACGCCACAAAACACAGGTTTCTTAGCTTTGCAAAGTGTAAACAACAATCCAAATGATATCAAACAAGTAGGATTTAGAATAGCTGCAACAGGAAGCGTAAACGAAATTAACAAATCTACTCAAATTGTTAAGAAATTAAAACTGGTTGGAACACCATTGAAAATATACAAGAAGACAGCTTTCATCAAGGATATGTTTACGACTACTTTAGAAGTCGCGAAGTTTGAAGGAGCTAGAGTGAAAACAGTGTCAGGTATCAGAGGTCAGATAAAGAAAGCTCTCAACAAGCCGGAAGGTGCTTTTCGAGCTACTTTTGAAGACAAAATTCTGATGAGTGACATCGTATTTTGTCGTACTTGGTTTAAAGTAGACGTCACCAAGTTCTACGCTCCCGTCGTTAATCTATTACTGCCTGCCGGAACCAAGAACGCGTGGCAGGGAATGAAGACTAAGGGTCAACTGAAGAGAgagcaaaacattaaaaacgagGCTAACAAAGACTCGATGTATACTGAAGTGAATAGGGCTCCTAAAGTTTTCAAGCCTTTAGTGATACCTAAGAATCTACAGAAAGGTTTGCCATACAGATTTAAACCTAAGGAAAAGTCGACAATTCTGTCTGGTGTGAATCCTAAAGACCAATTGAAAAATAGAATAGCTGTTATTAAGAATCCTCAAGAACAGAAGGTTTCGAACGTTATGAAGATGTTAAAGACTAACTACGAGAAGAAGAAAGAGGTGCAGAAGGAAGCCACGGCGCAAAGACTTCAGAAACATAAGAAACAACTAGAGGAAGAGGAATGGAGGAAACTCAAACGACAGAAAGaattgaagaagaaaatatgtagacatttaagtaaaattggtaataaaaagaaaccacagatgtaa